A genome region from Neosynechococcus sphagnicola sy1 includes the following:
- a CDS encoding HEAT repeat domain-containing protein: MDCCAELSQTAAIAPSRQALLEAFQQVLMQGVYWRGVEAIMNLVAKAPRFPEALPWLKKQVLEGRRSRVYREALEAIAQHYHDDLATLPWLKDCFQADQQEDVRSAVVSAIEFFYSNDLDEQMRQSVQIFV, translated from the coding sequence ATGGATTGTTGTGCCGAACTCAGTCAAACTGCTGCCATTGCCCCCAGCCGTCAGGCTCTGCTGGAAGCATTTCAGCAAGTGCTTATGCAAGGTGTATATTGGCGGGGTGTTGAGGCAATTATGAACCTTGTTGCTAAAGCCCCGAGATTTCCAGAGGCGTTACCCTGGCTGAAAAAGCAAGTTTTGGAAGGCCGACGTAGCAGAGTTTATCGGGAAGCATTGGAAGCGATCGCCCAACATTACCATGACGACCTCGCTACCCTGCCCTGGTTGAAGGACTGTTTCCAAGCCGATCAACAGGAAGATGTACGTTCTGCGGTGGTCAGCGCGATCGAATTTTTTTACTCCAATGACCTCGATGAACAAATGCGACAGAGCGTTCAGATTTTTGTGTAA
- a CDS encoding IS256 family transposase — PQAIEALYPKTQVQLCIVHLIRNCLRYVPWKDAKAVAADLKPIYQATTLEEAEAALDAFSTKWDALYPAISQIWIRHWDNVIPIFDDPMDIRKVIYTTNAIESLNRSLRKVIKTKAVFPDEESVFKLMYLAMNNIAKRWNRPIKNWKAALSHFAILFPGRFNY, encoded by the coding sequence CCCCAGGCAATCGAGGCACTGTATCCCAAAACTCAAGTTCAGCTATGTATCGTGCATCTGATTCGCAATTGCCTGCGCTACGTTCCTTGGAAGGATGCTAAAGCGGTAGCGGCAGACCTGAAGCCAATCTATCAAGCCACCACGCTTGAGGAGGCCGAAGCAGCCCTAGATGCGTTTTCAACCAAATGGGATGCCCTTTATCCGGCGATTAGCCAGATTTGGATTCGGCATTGGGACAACGTCATTCCCATCTTTGATGATCCAATGGATATTCGCAAAGTCATCTACACCACCAATGCCATTGAGTCGCTCAATCGCTCATTGCGCAAGGTAATTAAGACCAAGGCTGTGTTCCCAGATGAGGAGTCCGTGTTCAAGTTGATGTATTTGGCAATGAACAACATTGCCAAGCGATGGAACCGACCAATTAAGAACTGGAAAGCAGCCTTGTCACATTTTGCTATCCTATTTCCAGGACGCTTCAACTATTGA